GATCGACTCATCGCGATTCGGACTGTCGCTGGCTGAGCTGCCGTTGACCGAACTCATCGCGATTCGGGCTGTCGCTGGCTGAGCTTGTCGAAGCCGGCATCCTTGTGTTCAATTTCGTTTGTACGCTTTCCCCAACGCCGCCGGGCCATGGCCGCTGCTGGTAGAAATCAGCAAGACCAGCAAGGTCAGGAGGTAAGGCAGCATCAGAAAGAATTGATAGGGCACATCGTAGCCGAGCGCTTGAAACTGAAATTGCAGCGCATTGGCGCACCCAAAAAACAGCGCCGCGAACAACACCCCCCACGGCTGCCAACGTCCGAAGATGACGATTGCCAGCGCGATGAAACCGCGTCCGGCCGTAATGCCCTCGACAAACGTGTTGGCATGCGCCAGCGTAAGGTAGGCGCCGGCTGCGCCGGTGAGCATGCCGCAAAACAATATGCAACCCAAACGCAAACGAAAAACGTTGAGCCCGGCAGTGTCGGCTGCTGCGGGATATTCGCCGCACGCGCGAATGGCAAGGCCGAGCGCCGTGCGATTGAGCACGAATGAGGCCAGCGGAATCACACCCAAAGCGAGATAAAGCAGAATCGGTTGCCCCGAAAGGAACGCGCCACAAAACGGAATCTCTTTAAGCACGGGAATGTCGACCAGCGGAAACGAAGCCACCGTCAACGCTGCGCCGGTAACGCCGAAAATGCTGCGGAAGAGAAATCCGGTAAGGCCGAGCGCAACAAGATTGAGCGCTGCGCCGGTGATGATTTGATCGGCGTAAAAATAAATCGTCAGTATGCCGAACAGTGCTGCCAGCGCTATGCCGGCGAGCATTCCGGCCAGCAATCCTAGCCACGGGTTTCCCGTGAAATAACTCACGGCCATGCCCGCGAATGCGCCTGTGAGCATCATACCTTCAAGGCCGATGTTGATAAGCCCGGCGCGTTCGGCATAGGTTTCACCGGTGGCGGTGAGCCACAGCGGCGCGGCCAGCTTTAAACCCGAGCGCAGCAGGCTTTCAATCAAGTTGAGAAACATGGCTGGAGAAATTTCAAGCTTTTATTTGCCACGGATGAACACGGATTTTCATGGATTTTTCTGCGTTTGATTTTCAATTCGACCAGTTCACCGCATGAGAAAGCGGAGCAGAATAATTCTTCGACCGAATGAACCTTGCTTTTGAATTATCTTGCCGAACCATTATTCTGCCACATTATTAAAGTCTATCGAAATTTTGCTGCTTGTCTTTTGACTGCCTTTCCTCAACGCCAATCCGCCTAACGCGGCGAGCGTGAGCACGACGATGCCCTGCATGGCATAACTAATCACTGCCGAAACATTAGCCTGACGCTGCATCGCCGTTGCGCCGTTGTCGAGCGCGCCAAAAAGCAATGCGGTCGCCATGACGGCCAACGGATTGAGGCGCGCCATCAGCGCTACGGCGATTGCCGTATAACCGTATCCGGGCGAAAAGTTCTCGTAGACGCGATACGTTACGCCCGCCAGCTCAAACACGCCCGCGAGTCCCGCCAACGCGCCAGAGAGCATCAAGCTGCGCAATTGCACGCGGCCGGTGTCAATGGCAACGAAACGCGCTGCCGTTGCGTTCGAAGCGGTGGCCTGCATTTCAAAACCGAAAACCGTGCGATGAATTAGAACATAAGCCAATACAGCAAACACGGGCGCGAGCCACAGCCCCGCGTGCAAACGCGTCGGCGGAAAAAGCCGCGCCAGCCGCAGCACCGGCGCCAGCGCCTCGCTTTGCGGAAATTGCCCGGCCGCCTCCATCAACGGGGCGTGCACGGCATAACGAACCAATTCCAGCGCGATGAAATTGAGCAAAATCGTTGAAACCACTTCCGGCACGTTGCGGTGGACTTTCATTGCGCCGGCGATTCCCGCCCAACCTGCGCCGGCCAGCGCGCCGCAGATCAGCATGAAAGCAATTCCGAGTACGCCCGGCAAGCCTGTCAAGTGGGGCGCCAGCGCGACGGCGCTCAAGGCGCCCACCAGCAATTGCCCCTCCGCGCCGATGTTCCACACGCCGGCGCGAAACGCCAGCGCGACAGCAACGCCGGTGAGCAGCAGCGGAAGCGATTTGACCATAGTTTCTGAGAATGCGTAGGTTGAGCCGAACGCGCCTTCGAACAGGGCATGAAGCGCCAGCATTGCGTCATAGCCGCTTAACAGTAACAATAAAATTGCGAGTATAGTGGCAACGGCAAACGCGCTGAGGGCCGGTGTCAGGTTTATAAGCCAGGCGCGGAGATAAGCTCGCATGCGGGAGTAGTGGTTGGAAGACGGGGATTTGAGTGTTTTGGGAGAAATCGCAAGCGCAAACGGCTAAGACGCGCCATGCAGTTGACGCTTTTCAAAGTTTTGCATAATTGCCGGATACGGCCACGGCTTCAATACATTTTTCTTTGGCCACGGATCAATACGGCTTCTCACTGATCTTATGTTTTAAAATAGTCTCTTGCAAAAAAATTTTTGAATCCGTGTTGAGCTGTGCAAATCCCTGGCTAAAAGTTTATTTATAGAAAATACTTGATAGTAATTCTTTGAGCGCATAGTCTTGTAGATACTCGACGCATTCCAAGCGGCTTCAAATACCATTTCGGGCAAAGGATGTTCGGTTTTTAGCAGTCTAGCAGCATTCTCGGTAAATTTCATCTGGCGGGCCATGACCCACCGTTTCATGCGTTTGAAAGCGTCCACATCCTGCCCTCTTACGAATCAGAGCCTACCAGCCGCATCCGTCGCCGTTGCGCCACAATCTCCGCCATGATGCTGACCGCGATTTCGGCCGGGGTTGCCGCGCCGATGTTCAAACCGATGGGCGCATGCACACGCCGAAGCTGTTCCTCAGTTACGCCTTCGGCAAGCAGGCGCCGGAATCTTTTTTCATGTGTTTTGCGGCTGCCCAAAACGCCGATATACGCCGGATAATGTTGTAACGCCGTTTTAACCGCAGGATCATCGAGCTTGGGATCATGGCTGAGAATAACGATGCAAGCGCCGGCATCGATTCCGATCTCGGCCATCGCCTCCTCCGGCCATTGGCGCACGAGCTGATCGACATGCGGGAAACGTGCGGCACTGGCAAATGCGCCGCGCGGATCAACGAGAATGACATTGAAATCGAGCGTTTTTGCGAGATGCGCCAGAGGCACGGCAATATGCACGGCGCCAACGATGATTAGCTTTGGCGGCGGGAAACAGGATTCGACAAAAATTTCGGTTTCACCAAACGTCAAGACTGTGGTGTGCTCACGCTCTAAAAATGCCGGTGCGGCTTGTTGGATCGATGAAATCAACTCGGTGTTTTCGAGATCACCCGCGATAGTGCCCGCACGCGAGACCAGCAAATGCCGGCCAGGCAAAGTCGAAGCGTCGCGAATCACGGTTGCCATAACCACCGGCTCTTTGCC
This window of the Cytophagia bacterium CHB2 genome carries:
- a CDS encoding ABC transporter permease, coding for MRAYLRAWLINLTPALSAFAVATILAILLLLLSGYDAMLALHALFEGAFGSTYAFSETMVKSLPLLLTGVAVALAFRAGVWNIGAEGQLLVGALSAVALAPHLTGLPGVLGIAFMLICGALAGAGWAGIAGAMKVHRNVPEVVSTILLNFIALELVRYAVHAPLMEAAGQFPQSEALAPVLRLARLFPPTRLHAGLWLAPVFAVLAYVLIHRTVFGFEMQATASNATAARFVAIDTGRVQLRSLMLSGALAGLAGVFELAGVTYRVYENFSPGYGYTAIAVALMARLNPLAVMATALLFGALDNGATAMQRQANVSAVISYAMQGIVVLTLAALGGLALRKGSQKTSSKISIDFNNVAE
- a CDS encoding XdhC/CoxI family protein; this translates as MMHDILPSLLKWQAQGLSAAIATVVKTWGSSPRPAGSRMAIAVNGEFAGSVSGGCVETAVIEEAMNVMKTGAPKLLQFGVADETAWSVGLTCGGKIEVLLEPFYDKKFSEPLRVNLAGKEPVVMATVIRDASTLPGRHLLVSRAGTIAGDLENTELISSIQQAAPAFLEREHTTVLTFGETEIFVESCFPPPKLIIVGAVHIAVPLAHLAKTLDFNVILVDPRGAFASAARFPHVDQLVRQWPEEAMAEIGIDAGACIVILSHDPKLDDPAVKTALQHYPAYIGVLGSRKTHEKRFRRLLAEGVTEEQLRRVHAPIGLNIGAATPAEIAVSIMAEIVAQRRRMRLVGSDS
- a CDS encoding ABC transporter permease; the protein is MFLNLIESLLRSGLKLAAPLWLTATGETYAERAGLINIGLEGMMLTGAFAGMAVSYFTGNPWLGLLAGMLAGIALAALFGILTIYFYADQIITGAALNLVALGLTGFLFRSIFGVTGAALTVASFPLVDIPVLKEIPFCGAFLSGQPILLYLALGVIPLASFVLNRTALGLAIRACGEYPAAADTAGLNVFRLRLGCILFCGMLTGAAGAYLTLAHANTFVEGITAGRGFIALAIVIFGRWQPWGVLFAALFFGCANALQFQFQALGYDVPYQFFLMLPYLLTLLVLLISTSSGHGPAALGKAYKRN